In one Drosophila pseudoobscura strain MV-25-SWS-2005 chromosome X, UCI_Dpse_MV25, whole genome shotgun sequence genomic region, the following are encoded:
- the mud gene encoding sporulation-specific protein 15 isoform X2: MHLALDTTDSTHSDLSSRNDTQLIKFLQTVYPDFAPNLDTSGNLDRSDYFLVYTLMLHYACVIKKSTQYQIKCTELPEHIQKAIASFLSRIVNSHKITRLCLVEALETTKKFFEPAAPPAMVLPYTTSTVRQALMEAAIIPADSEAPGTPVKAITDSPQTPQDTPLHSSRDEYSPLPICSTPMRERERMTVFEWRQVMDKLAATEIKLAELETKLTSAERKLISTENEYSILDELFQEVSKTKVNLQNANKELKAEIEILREKIQIFEERSIDEEADGRSNFEHLKQGYLKEIAAKEAIIAEINEHLQDAISANVKENARVREIEEQLKKCFDQINMLNLTVNQNKAVLRDKDFEISCLERDKQDLAQCLNVLRQESQGRREVLNASSDMLDTSLSPGSVPENLGSCVIEKQLREKDQEICQLKEEFAKLQSDIYKLINAEVKVEPSFKDQTQLLKAICDALIVSPQAAAEYESRKLHNEIEILLAELQSEKDARADMHDPHDKECIQMTCELAFIDEDLDNEKQIVAKQHKRILEAQQRLDSLALTEKYNKQLDELQHQLEILETELPQMASHCVLNYLEDEKASDEMSRQSLEETKRLEQQINSKPDLLKKKESEVAEVKDQIALLQQKMKDEGAKGRLQAPARMAELDQLVKDRKVLAITSREQSQRLAHRHDRLDKLELARKKKEMQIKNENHDPDSEIGRYYARELQELESKCHFTLQKCVQAKAEAAEQADKLSHVLQRLEQIQYQNERSIEVATTKEERAAQKDSDTDLIAEKDAKIVELSVEMMVLTDKLDSLADDRARLKASAKEHRKNASILQKSLDLLSAERSGLAKKLGMQKSLLKMYGKSIQVLLEKQNSQEENEKCYEQKLKKLQEEHSDVIKKLELGIDQWRERYENLENDISAQKEIASTNERKHQDTVQAHARTIAKLRDDYNTLEKDLLHKQNCCEEDRKKLNERVVLLTEERDTLRLHKDILKKELDTLSQERDTLTLCSDTVNQERNNLNALYATLLKERDNLKESNGTLQKERDNLNALYATVVKERNNLKESNGTLQKERDNLNEFYATLLKERDNLNKSKGTLQKEHDNLNELYATLLKERDNLKECNGTLQKERDNLYELYATLLKESDNLNKSNGTLQKERDNLYELYATLLKESDNLNKSKGTLQKEHDNLNELYATLLKERDNLNESNGTLQKERDNLNELYATLQKERDNLNESNGTLQKERDNLNELYATLQKERDNLNESNGTLQKERDNLNELYATLQKERDNLNESNGTLQKERDNLNELYATLLKERDNLNESNGTLQKERDNLNELYATLLKERDNLNESNGTLLIERDNLKVAEQQHQTEISRFVNMEREIWGMLDNTTEKIQALSEINTNENKENRQLHGVSSLRQVNCLEMLKEILYQKDMQIEALRKEREMIRKSERATKTTLHMLTKECDAKEARLSQEIGCLNYNLMQAKQLVQQQQLSHDTETQLKIDASQALEAAKQELQEVREQMLKIETEHAHDKQHFELMAQQFQAQHAQILQEKADLQADILKQQDDFRTLEKDLLYKQKCLEEGHQKLYERMLMLKEERNTLTQERDTLKQELDAQNQEHEAFRKERCTLKLYNDTLKQDLISVGKQLKEEVSRQQIETEARAMTEKQLSLVQHQLEQSEQKYARLKIEMTDQQTTSDERQIELSKQLNAAKTELAETMERLSATYTAAAEEEGLPDRTTLQRDCQVLQAKYQEAKKKIDELQVNLKDQRNEMEGKLEKMKNKMRTLYTAEVTRMKEKQEREAAHNKAELEALTSQNNKYEEHTRKLSNQIVRLNERILEQQKQHAITTTKLRHMQATSEATKSSSSLSTLTVAGSATTGAKGTGTGTGTAASATEDWQPFKRPSAPSSNLAMEDEEGEVFNNTYLTDLKLGRVPDITAEELNYRNSLQPPHLRSTYAAQYDVGSQDEDPKDGPHSLDDSMSALLSSSTSTGARKKSMGTHYKRPGPPTPSKNGGRLSFGSSEPPREILRETCENTGTSKTPTRFKMFTSRFSIGSTTSGSSGLPRDERPLRRERPNLLTGMQRRRLQLRQSSGLFCTSTPRKSRSYYDQRRLICASDAISDHEEDEEEVEQEGNEQEPEQEQENVAEELEEEGTPHLSNAALLAITRGVTRRLSNDPRYSSPSSGSTPQFGGGKRKYRKGRVSLCLHGNIFARSRPLTKNTAAAHAGNLKQQREKLKQQRLNRFDQGRHFNESPVPAVTFQQSPIADNLLRQHQAPTNVTYKLLQPLDRCANNNYSQHNRNKEQQQQQDQQLLLMMGQTVVLRPEDQILDDGLLPVAATTFNVSETDSTDMWQHRQGFEGENIQAWLTEYARERETPIEMENEDSHGGHFERLCRETESTAPFELQPLHYKEQEEQPKVRSVRLLNITGTTSVCTTNASCATNLTSASSQKSCTIYSLGNIQSEPLPTMTITHVEQRLVHHERRTKTLTLRELWYTFCRLNLPGRLMLSLALALTMMLCSQVADRMALGVTAAFGLLLLVLSLSCGK, translated from the exons ATGCATCTCGCTCTGGACACCACGGACTCGACGCACAGCGATCTCAGTTCGCGCAATGATACACAGCTGATCAAATTTTTGCAAA CCGTTTATCCAGACTTTGCTCCCAATCTGGATACAAGTGGAAACCTCGATCGCAGCGACTATTTTCTGGTGTACACGTTGATGCTGCACTATGCATGTGTCATTAAAAAGAGTACACAatatcaaatcaaatgcaCAGAGCTCCCGGAGCACATTCAAAAGGCCATAGCATCGTTTTTGTCGCGCATCGTTAATAGTCATAAGATAACACGTTTATGCCTGGTCGAGGCATTAGAAACGACTAAGAAATTTTTCGAGCCCGCCGCACCGCCTGCAATGGTCTTGCCGTATACGACAAGCACTGTCCGCCAAGCACTGATGGAGGCCGCCATCATTCCCGCCGACTCCGAGGCTCCTGGCACACCCGTAAAGGCCATCACAGATAGTCCACAGACTCCGCAAGATACGCCGTTGCACAGCAGCCGCGACGAATACTCGCCGCTGCCGATTTGCAGCACACCAATGCGTGAGCGGGAGCGTATGACGGTGTTTGAATGGCGACAAGTGATGGATAAATTGGCGGCTACGGAAATCAAATTGGCGGAATTGGAAACAAAATTGACATCGGCTGAACGCAAATTGATTTCGACAGAGAACGAGTATTCCATCCTGGATGAATTGTTTCAGGAAGTAtccaaaacaaaagtaaatttACAAAATG CTAATAAAGAACTCAAGGCCGAGATCGAGATACTAAGGGAAAAGATTCAAATATTCGAGGAGAGGTCCATTGATGAAGAAGCCGACGGGCGTAGTAATTTCGAGCAT cTTAAGCAAGGCTATTTAAAGGAAATAGCCGCCAAGGAGGCAATCATAGCCGAAATTAACGAACACCTGCAGGATGCGATCAGTGCAAATGTCAAGGAGAATGCAAGG GTCCGCGAAATAGAAGAGCAGTTGAAGAAGTGCTTCGACCAAATCAACATGCTCAATTTGACGGTCAATCAAAATAAGGCAGTACTGAGGGACAAAGATTTTGAGATTAGTTGCCTGGAGCGCGACAAGCAGGACTTGGCCCAGTGCCTGAATGTGCTGCGGCAGGAGTCGCAGGGACGCCGTGAGGTGCTGAATGCCTCCTCGGACATGCTGGACACTTCGCTGTCCCCAGGCAGTGTGCCGGAAAATCTTGGCAGCTGTGTGATTGAAAAGCAGCTGCGCGAAAAGGATCAGGAGATATGTCAGCTAAAAGAGGAATTCGCAAAACTCCAGTCGGACATATACAAATTAATCAATGCGGAAGTGAAGGTCGAACCATCCTTCAAGGATCAAACGCAGCTTTTAAAGGCTATTTGTGATGCGCTTATTGTTAGTCCCCAGGCAGCAGCCGAATATGAAAGCAGGAAACTTCACAACGAGATCGAGATCCTACTCGCGGAGCTGCAGAGCGAAAAGGACGCCAGGGCCGACATGCACGATCCGCACGACAAGGAGTGCATCCAAATGACTTGTGAACTGGCATTTATCGACGAGGATTTGGACAACGAGAAGCAGATCGTGGCGAAGCAGCATAAACGAATTCTGGAAGCCCAACAGCGCCTCGACTCTCTAGCCTTGACCGAGAAATATAATAAACAGCTGGATGAGCTGCAGCACCAGTTGGAGATCCTCGAAACTGAACTCCCACAGATGGCCTCGCACTGTGTCCTCAACTACCTCGAGGATGAGAAGGCGAGTGATGAGATGTCGCGGCAGAGTCTTGAGGAAACAAAGAGGCTGGAGCAGCAGATCAACTCGAAGCCTGATCTgctgaagaagaaggagaGCGAGGTGGCTGAGGTAAAAGATCAAATCGctctgctgcagcagaagaTGAAGGACGAAGGGGCTAAGGGACGCCTGCAGGCGCCCGCAAGGATGGCTGAGCTCGACCAGCTAGTCAAGGACCGCAAAGTTCTGGCGATCACATCACGTGAACAGTCTCAACGACTTGCACATCGTCACGATCGGCTGGACAAGCTGGAGCTAGCACGGAAGAAGAAGGAAATGCAGATCAAGAATGAGAATCACGACCCTGACTCGGAGATCGGCCGTTACTATGCGCGGGAACTGCAGGAACTGGAAAGTAAATGTCATTTTACGTTGCAAAAATGCGTTCAAGCGAAAGCAGAAGCCGCCGAGCAGGCTGACAAGTTGTCCCACGTGCTGCAACGTCTGGAACAGATCCAATACCAGAATGAACGCTCGATTGAGGTAGCCACCACCAAAGAGGAGCGTGCGGCACAAAAAGATTCCGATACAGATCTGATTGCAGAAAAGGATGCGAAAATAGTTGAACTATCAGTCGAAATGATGGTGCTGACAGATAAATTGGACTCCCTGGCCGATGATCGAGCGAGGCTAAAAGCCAGCGCGAAGGAGCATCGGAAAAATGCCTCAATATTGCAAAAATCTCTCGATCTACTGTCGGCTGAGAGATCCGGGCTAGCGAAAAAGCTTGGGATGCAAAAAAGTCTTCTGAAGATGTATGGAAAGTCCATACAAGTTTTGTTGGAAAAGCAGAACAGCCAGGAGGAGAATGAAAAGTGTTACGAgcagaaattgaaaaaattgCAAGAAGAACACTCAGACGTTATCaagaagctggagctggggatCGATCAATGGCGCGAAAGATATGAAAACCTTGAAAACGATATCAGCGCGCAGAAGGAGATCGCCAGTACGAATGAGCGAAAGCACCAGGACACAGTTCAAGCACATGCACGGACCATTGCGAAGCTTCGAGATGATTATAATACGCTAGAGAAAGACTTACTCCACAAACAGAACTGTTGCGAAGAGGATCGGAAAAAGCTCAACGAACGAGTGGTGCTGCTGACAGAAGAGCGTGACACTCTGAGACTTCATAAAGACATCTTGAAGAAAGAGCTCGACACTCTGAGCCAAGAGCGTGACACCCTGACACTTTGTAGTGATACCGTGAACCAAGAGCGTAACAATCTGAACGCGTTGTATGCGACCCTACTGAAAGAGCGCGACAATCTGAAGGAGTCTAATGGTACCCTACAGAAAGAGCGCGACAATCTGAACGCGTTGTATGCGACCGTAGTGAAAGAGCGTAACAATCTGAAGGAGTCTAATGGTACCCTACAGAAAGAGCGCGACAATCTGAACGAGTTTTATGCGACCCTACTGAAAGAGCGTGACAATCTGAACAAGTCTAAGGGTACCCTACAGAAAGAGCACGACAATCTGAACGAGTTGTATGCGACCCTACTGAAAGAGCGTGACAATCTGAAGGAGTGTAATGGTACCCTACAGAAAGAACGTGACAATCTGTACGAGTTGTATGCGACCCTACTGAAAGAGAGTGACAATCTGAACAAGTCTAATGGTACCCTACAGAAAGAGCGCGACAATCTGTACGAGTTGTATGCGACCCTACTGAAAGAGAGTGACAATCTGAACAAGTCTAAGGGTACCCTACAGAAAGAGCACGACAATCTGAACGAGTTGTATGCGACCCTACTGAAAGAGCGCGACAATCTGAACGAGTCTAATGGTACCCTACAGAAAGAACGCGACAATCTGAACGAGTTGTATGCGACCCTACAGAAAGAGCGCGACAATCTGAACGAGTCTAATGGTACCCTACAGAAAGAGCGCGACAATCTGAACGAGTTGTATGCGACCCTACAGAAAGAGCGCGATAATCTGAACGAGTCTAATGGTACCCTACAGAAAGAACGCGACAATCTGAACGAGTTGTATGCGACCCTACAGAAAGAGCGCGACAATCTGAACGAGTCTAATGGTACCCTACAGAAAGAGCGCGACAATCTGAACGAGTTGTATGCGACCCTACTGAAAGAGCGCGACAATCTGAACGAGTCTAATGGTACCCTACAGAAAGAGCGCGACAATCTGAACGAGTTGTATGCGACCCTACTGAAAGAGCGCGACAATTTGAACGAGTCGAATGGTACCTTGCTGATAGAGCGCGACAACCTGAAGGTTGCCGAACAGCAACACCAGACGGAAATATCTCGATTTGTGAACATGGAACGAGAGATATGGGGAATGCTGGACAATACCACAGAGAAGATTCAGGCGCTGTCGGAGATAAACACAAACGAAAACAAGGAGAACCGTCAGCTACATGGCGTGAGCTCTTTGCGTCAGGTGAATTGTCTGGAAATGCTCAAAGAGATACTATATCAAAAGGACATGCAAATCGAAGCCCTGCGCAAGGAGAGAGAAATGATTCGCAAATCCGAACGTGCCACCAAAACCACACTCCATATGTTAACCAAAGAATGTGATGCGAAAGAGGCACGACTCAGCCAGGAGATTGGTTGTCTCAACTACAATTTGATGCAAGCAAAACAACTtgtccaacagcagcaactcTCGCATGACACGGAAACACAGTTAAAGATAGATGCCAGCCAGGCCCTGGAAGCTGCCAAACAAGAATTGCAGGAAGTACGCGAGCAAATGCTGAAAATCGAAACGGAACATGCACATGATAAGCAGCACTTTGAACTGATGGCACAACAATTTCAGGCTCAGCACGCACAGATTCTCCAAGAAAAAGCTGACCTCCAAGCGGACATTTTAAAGCAGCAAGATGATTTCAGGACCCTAGAGAAGGACTTACTCTACAAACAGAAGTGTTTGGAAGAGGGTCACCAAAAACTCTACGAACGAATGCTGATGCTGAAAGAAGAGCGTAACACCCTGACACAGGAGCGTGACACTTTGAAGCAAGAGCTCGACGCCCAGAACCAAGAACATGAGGCCTTCAGAAAAGAGCGTTGCACCCTGAAACTTTATAATGACACCCTGAAGCAAGACCTGATCTCAGTTGGAAAGCAGCTCAAGGAGGAGGTGTCCCGCCAGCAGATCGAGACTGAAGCTCGTGCCATGACCGAGAAGCAGCTCTCGTTGGTCCAGCATCAACTGGAGCAGTCTGAACAGAAGTATGCCCGTCTCAAAATCGAGATGACTGACCAACAAACGACCTCGGACGAACGACAGATTGAGTTAAGCAAACAGTTGAATGCCGCCAAAACGGAACTGGCCGAAACGATGGAACGCCTCAGTGCCACATACACGGCGGCTGCCGAGGAGGAGGGGCTTCCCGATCGCACGACCCTCCAGCGAGACTGCCAGGTGCTGCAGGCCAAATATCAGGAGGCCAAAAAGAAGATTGACGAACTACAAGTGAACCTAAAGGACCAGCGCAACGAGATGGAGGGCAAGttggaaaaaatgaaaaataaaatg CGCACCTTGTACACCGCGGAGGTGACACGCATgaaggagaagcaggagcGCGAGGCGGCGCATAACAAAGCGGAACTGGAGGCCCTTACAAGTCAG AACAACAAATACGAGGAGCATACACGGAAGCTCTCCAATCAGATTGTTCGCTTAAACGAAAGGATACTcgagcaacagaagcagcacgCGATAACCACAACAAAATTGCGCCACATGCAGGCCACCTCGGAAGCCACCAAATCCTCATCTTCACTTTCCACACTGACTGTCGCTGGAAGCGCAACCACAGGGGCCAAAGGCAccggcacgggcacgggcacggcaGCATCCGCCACCGAGGACTGGCAACCCTTCAAGCGTCCCAGTGCACCCTCCTCGAATCTGGCAATGGAAGATGAAGAGGGGGAGGTGTTCAACAACACCTATTTGACGGACCTAAAGCTGGGCCGTGTGCCGGATATAAC TGCGGAGGAGCTAAACTATCGAAACTCGCTGCAGCCGCCGCATCTGAGGAGCACGTATGCGGCACAATACGATGTGGGAAGCCAGGACGAAGATCCCAAA GACGGACCACATAGTCTGGACGACAGCATGAGCGCCTTGCTTAGCTCTTCGACGAGCACTGGGGCCCGCAAGAAGTCAATGGGCACTCACTACAAGCGTCCTGGTCCGCCCACACCCAGCAAGAACGGCGGCCGCTTGTCCTTCGGCAGCTCAGAGCCGCCGCGGGAGATACTGCGCGAGACATGCGAGAATACCGGCACCTCCAAAACACCCACACGCTTCAAGATGTTCACCTCGCGCTTTAGCAtcggcagcaccaccagcggcagcagtggccTGCCCCGTGATGAG CGGCCGCTACGTCGGGAGCGGCCGAATCTATTGACCGGCATGCAGCGCCGCAGACTGCAGCTACGTCAGTCCTCGGGCCTCTTCTGCACCTCAACGCCACGCAAGAGCCGCTCCTACTACGATCAGCGACGTCTGATATGTGCCAGCGATGCAATCTCAGAtcacgaggaggatgaggaagaGGTCGAACAAGAAGGTAATGAGCAGGAACcagaacaggagcaggagaatgTCGCCGAGGAGCTAGAGGAGGAGGGCACACCGCACTTGTCGAATGCTGCACTGTTGGCTATCACCCGTGGAGTGACCCGCAGGCTGAGCAACGATCCACGCTACAGTTCCCCTAGTTCGGGGTCCACTCCTCAGTTCGGCGGCGGCAAGCGGAAATATCGCAAGGGACGTGTCTCCCTTTGCTTGCACGGCAATATCTTTGCCAGGAGCCGGCCGCTGACGAAGAACACTGCCGCGGCCCATGCAGGAAATCTCAAGCAGCAGCGCGAGAAGCTGAAACAGCAGCGCCTGAATCGCTTCGATCAGGGAAGGCACTTCAACGAGTCCCCTGTGCCGGCAGTCACCTTCCAGCAGTCACCCATCGCAGACAATCTGCTCAGGCAACACCAGGCACCGACGAATGTCACCTATAAGCTCCTCCAGCCGCTGGACCGCTGCGCCAACAATAACTACAGCCAGCACAATCGCaacaaagagcagcagcagcagcaggaccagcaGCTGCTACTGATGATGGGCCAAACGGTGGTACTAAGGCCAGAAGATCAGATCCTCGACGATGGATTGCTGCCAGTGGCAGCGACCACATTTAACGTCAGTGAGACCGATAGTACAGATATGTGGCAGCATCGGCAGGGATTCGAGGGGGAGAATATCCAGGCTTGGTTGACGGAATatgccagagagagggagacccCAATCGAGATGGAGAACGAGGACAGCCATGGCGGACATTTTGAGCGGTTGTGCAGGGAAACGGAGTCGACGGCACCGTTTGAGCTCCAGCCGCTGCACTACaaagagcaggaggagcagccaaaGGTCAGATCGGTGCGGCTGCTCAATATTACGGGCACCACCAGCGTGTGCACGACCAATGCCAGCTGTGCCACCAATCTCACCAGTGCCTCGTCGCAAAAGTCCTGTACAATCTACTCCCTGGGGAACATACAGTCGGAGCCCCTGCCGACAATGACCATCACGCATGTGGAGCAGCGGTTGGTGCACCACGAGCGAAGGACAAAGACGCTGACGCTGCGTGAACTGTGGTACACCTTCTGTCGCCTCAATCTGCCTGGCCGTCTGATGCTCAGCCTGGCGCTGGCTCTTACGATGATGCTGTGCTCTCAGGTGGCGGACAGGATGGCCCTGGGTGTCACCGCGGCTTTTGGATTACTGCTTTTGGTCCTTTCGCTGAGCTGTGGCAAGTAG